From a single Hypomesus transpacificus isolate Combined female chromosome 14, fHypTra1, whole genome shotgun sequence genomic region:
- the LOC124476861 gene encoding leucine-rich repeat and transmembrane domain-containing protein 2-like — MWPPACPRNAQLGRVGCVALPSILLVLLRVAGAARSCPSLCTCSGNITDCSGLGLLYLTPLQPLLPSDTLVLRLPHNNLSSLGSGDLGNLPLLEVLDLSNNQLSSLLPGAFSGLSSLQWLNLSGNFLGPLRLPAERRNLTKPQEGGAPRGLSAELFQGLLQLKGLDLSYNSLLALPGSLLEGLQGLVWLSLARNRLRALDRASFEPLESLQQLQLEGNPWECDCKLRDFKHWMEWMLYRDGQVDEVRCSLPRELKGRDIRSVPVEMFNYCLQQEPPAKGPVYGPLDPRGSRPPCLGRANVANQAGGGEDCSRQRQRPASVRRAEATQIVAGVVCGVVCVMMVVAATYGCIYALLMAKYQRELKNRGQPLMEEAGADNDPEDATDSSQGSPEEPKEASGVVHGYRISSF, encoded by the exons ATGTGGCCTCCTGCCTGTCCTCGGAACGCCCAGCTGGGCAGAGTGG ggtGTGTGGCCCTGCCCAGCATCTTGCTCGTCTTGCTGAGGGTAGCAGGCGCAGCCAGAagctgtccctccctctgcacCTGCTCCGGAAACATCACCGACTGCTCTGGGCTGGGCCTGCTCTACCTCACCCCccttcagcctctcctcccctccgacACCCTCGTCCTCCGACTACCTCACAACAACCTCTCCTCACTGGGCTCTGGGGACTTGGGCAACTTGCCCCTCCTGGAGGTCCTGGATCTGTCCAACAACCAGCTCAGCAGCCTCCTCCCCGGAGCCTTCTCAGGGCTGAGCTCCCTGCAGTGGCTCAACCTGTCGGGGAACTTCCTGGGTCCCCTCCGTCTGCCGGCGGAGCGCAGGAACCTGACGAAGCCTCAGGAGGGCGGGGCCCCACGGGGGCTGAGCGCAGAGCTGTTCCAGGGCCTGCTGCAGCTCAAAGGCCTGGACCTGTCCTACAACAGCCTACTGGCCCTGCCTGGGAGCCTGCTGGAGGGGCTCCAGGGCCTGGTCTGGCTGTCACTGGCCAGGAACAGGCTGCGGGCCCTGGATAGGGCCTCCTTCGAGCCCCTGGAGAGcctgcagcagctccagctGGAGGGGAACCCCTGGGAGTGTGACTGCAAGCTGAGGGACTTCAAGCACTGGATGGAGTGGATGCTGTACAGGG ACGGCCAAGTGGACGAGGTCAGGTGCAGCCTCCCCAGGGAGCTGAAGGGGCGGGACATCCGCAGCGTTCCTGTGGAGATGTTCAACTACTGCCTCCAGCAGGAGCCCCCGGCCAAGGGCCCCGTCTACGGCCCCCTGGACCCCCGGGGCAGCCGGCCCCCCTGCCTCGGCCGGGCCAACGTCGCCAACCAGGCCGGAGGCGGAGAGGACTGCTCCCGGCAGCGTCAGCGGCCGGCCAGCGTGCGGCGTGCGGAAGCCACTCAGATCGTGGcgggggtggtgtgtggggtggtgtgtgtgatgatggtgGTAGCAGCCACCTACGGCTGCATCTACGCCTTGCTCATGGCCAAGTACCAACGAGAGCTGAAGAACCGCGGGCAGCCTCTGATGGAGGAGGCCGGGGCCGACAACGACCCCGAGGACGCCACGGACTCCTCCCAGGGATCGCCCGAGGAGCCCAAAGAGGCCAGCGGGGTCGTCCACGGATACCGAATCAGCAGCTTTTAA